A region from the uncultured Bacteroides sp. genome encodes:
- a CDS encoding DUF3298 domain-containing protein: MKKQYVIGLAILLSVSGVLSSCGNKVSKNTGDLVFDSIQVNKTTHLFGDTAKPACNLIINYIYPIKSSDKRLKDSLNSYFTSACFNVKDPEMSAKEVVKQFTDNYTNQYRHDLEPMYTEDQKQKKNEDEETSVNSWYSYYKGVQGHVQFYKGNLLIYRVNYNEYTGGAHGMYTTTFLNINLATLRPIHLDDIFTGDYSELLTDLLWNQLMADNKVTTRKELEDLAYGSTGDLVPTDNFYLTKEGIVFYFNVYEFTPYVMGPVQIKLPYEIMQHIMVNDNSIINELRN, translated from the coding sequence ATAAAAAAACAATATGTAATCGGACTGGCTATTTTACTTTCAGTGAGTGGCGTTTTAAGTTCTTGCGGAAACAAGGTGAGTAAAAACACCGGTGATTTGGTTTTTGATAGTATTCAGGTAAATAAAACAACCCACCTCTTCGGAGATACGGCTAAACCGGCTTGTAATTTAATCATAAACTATATTTATCCCATCAAATCATCGGATAAGAGATTGAAAGATAGTTTAAATTCTTACTTTACCTCGGCTTGTTTTAACGTAAAAGACCCGGAAATGTCGGCCAAAGAAGTTGTTAAGCAATTTACCGACAATTATACTAATCAATATCGCCATGATCTGGAACCCATGTATACCGAGGACCAGAAACAGAAGAAAAATGAAGATGAAGAGACTTCTGTCAATTCCTGGTATTCTTATTATAAAGGCGTTCAGGGGCATGTGCAGTTTTACAAAGGAAATTTATTAATTTATCGGGTTAATTATAATGAATATACGGGCGGTGCGCACGGAATGTATACTACTACTTTTCTGAATATAAATCTGGCGACTCTGCGTCCCATACATCTGGATGATATTTTCACGGGGGATTATTCGGAACTGCTGACTGATCTGCTCTGGAATCAGTTGATGGCTGATAACAAAGTGACTACGCGCAAGGAATTGGAGGATTTGGCTTATGGATCAACAGGCGATCTTGTGCCGACAGATAATTTTTATCTGACTAAAGAAGGTATTGTCTTTTACTTTAATGTGTACGAGTTTACTCCATACGTCATGGGACCTGTTCAAATTAAACTCCCGTATGAAATTATGCAACACATCATGGTTAATGATAACAGCATCATTAACGAACTAAGAAATTAA
- the rsmG gene encoding 16S rRNA (guanine(527)-N(7))-methyltransferase RsmG — MDIILKYFPNLTEEQGKQFAALYDLYADWNAKINVISRKDIENLYEHHVLHSLGIARVIKFSAGTSVMDLGTGGGFPGIPLAILFPEVKFHLIDSIGKKVRVATEVATAIGLKNVTFRHARAEEEKETFDFVVSRAVMPLAELLKITRKCISVKQQNALPNGLICLKGGELEHESKLFKHKTVMHNLSEDFEEEFFQTKKVVYVAV; from the coding sequence ATGGATATTATACTAAAATACTTTCCAAACCTAACGGAAGAACAAGGCAAACAGTTTGCGGCATTGTACGATTTATACGCAGACTGGAATGCTAAGATTAACGTAATTTCCCGCAAAGACATTGAAAATCTCTATGAACACCATGTGTTACATTCACTCGGAATAGCTCGTGTCATAAAATTCAGTGCGGGAACTTCTGTAATGGACTTGGGAACCGGAGGAGGTTTTCCGGGTATTCCTCTTGCAATCCTTTTTCCCGAGGTGAAATTTCACCTGATAGACAGTATCGGCAAAAAAGTACGTGTTGCTACAGAAGTGGCTACTGCCATTGGACTGAAAAATGTAACCTTTCGGCATGCAAGGGCCGAGGAAGAGAAAGAGACATTCGATTTTGTGGTAAGCCGTGCCGTAATGCCTCTAGCGGAATTACTGAAAATCACAAGAAAATGTATATCAGTAAAGCAACAAAATGCTTTACCGAACGGACTGATTTGCCTGAAAGGTGGCGAATTGGAACATGAATCAAAGTTGTTTAAGCATAAAACCGTTATGCACAATTTAAGCGAAGACTTCGAAGAGGAGTTCTTTCAAACAAAAAAAGTAGTCTACGTGGCGGTATAA